From a single Saccharomyces kudriavzevii IFO 1802 strain IFO1802 genome assembly, chromosome: 15 genomic region:
- the TMC1 gene encoding Tmc1p (similar to Saccharomyces cerevisiae YOR052C; ancestral locus Anc_5.653): protein MSDINEMEIPSRKDEIRQVTPKDPVQEMEDKSTYHAKIKKSDSGSVLGAIPLNSRSSSNSSVTSTGQSSRRVTKKTTKKKKNACYFDSCSSAASKFIGDCNFCKGHFCSKHRLMENHACDGLTSCKEQLHQRNADKLEAEQTKAPKIQI, encoded by the coding sequence ATGTCTGATATAAACGAAATGGAAATTCCATCCAGAAAGGATGAAATCAGACAAGTTACCCCAAAGGATCCGGTGCAAGAAATGGAGGATAAGAGCACGTACCATGCTAAGATAAAGAAGTCTGATTCTGGAAGTGTTCTAGGCGCTATACCGTTGAATTCAAGGTCTTCTAGCAACTCCAGCGTCACATCTACAGGACAAAGCAGTAGGCGAgtaacaaagaaaacaacaaagaagaagaagaatgcTTGCTACTTTGATTCGTGTTCGAGTGCGGCATCAAAATTCATTGGCGACTGTAATTTCTGCAAGGGCCATTTTTGTTCGAAACACAGACTAATGGAAAACCATGCCTGTGATGGCTTAACAAGCTGCAAAGAACAGCTACATCAAAGAAACGCTGACAAATTAGAAGCAGAACAAACCAAGGCTCCAAAGATACAAATTTAA
- the VHS3 gene encoding phosphopantothenoylcysteine decarboxylase complex subunit VHS3 (similar to Saccharomyces cerevisiae SIS2 (YKR072C) and VHS3 (YOR054C); ancestral locus Anc_5.655) — MTKKCGLKNDRKGLSPNALSETEQTNVGPLAAPDTNTSVPFSSVSNIDNPVVRKSTSPTGSQTKSIMNASGTSGAVVSNTPEPGLKRIPTVTFSDSKLGSPRPDVEQTQPSKVAKQPSEKKAASVHMASDNNDQGRSLRDINTKVLKDGDTSGSSFSTPTSILSNADAANNISSLLAKKLSLGGGADSILNSDNSSDSPRKEHPHFYVEDPLHTPSVRSRSNSTSPRPSIVMNTFNPINIEREGSITKTGEPTLLESVLEEAMSPNAVSNPLRKENIMTNMDPRLPQDDGRLHVLFGATGSLSVFKLKHMIRKLEDIYGRDRISIQVILTDSATKFFAMKYMRKNKRQINNNDSNANSIDSNTNNIVNGNNLATIDKSTISKTNLNSAPSLLINAKNEEENQKASTTGFSPSLSGGRTFSNPSNAGLQHPQTELPAHIQFWTDQDEWDVWQQRTDPVLHIELRRWADILVVAPLTANTLAKIALGLCDNLLTSVIRAWNPMFPIFLAPSMGSGTFNSIMTKKHFRIIQEEMPWVTVFKPSEKVMGINGDIGLSGMMDANEIVGKIVVKLGGYPDIPAGKDEEEEDEDEDNDDEDDNIKNNTDDKDDEEEDDEEDDDEDDDDDDEDDDDENGNHEEAPQRP; from the coding sequence ATGACGAAAAAATGTGGTTTGAAGAATGATAGGAAAGGACTGTCTCCAAATGCTTTATCTGAGACTGAGCAGACAAATGTAGGTCCATTGGCAGCTCCCGATACAAATACTTCAGTGCCATTTTCATCTGTTTCTAACATCGATAATCCCGTGGTAAGAAAATCAACTAGTCCTACTGGATCTCAAACCAAGTCAATTATGAATGCTAGTGGAACATCTGGCGCTGTTGTAAGTAATACGCCCGAGCCGGGCCTGAAAAGAATACCTACCGTCACATTCAGTGATTCAAAGCTGGGGAGTCCCAGACCAGATGTGGAGCAAACTCAACCTAGCAAGGTTGCCAAGCAGCCCAGTGAAAAGAAGGCAGCTTCCGTGCACATGGCGTCGGATAATAACGACCAAGGGAGAAGTTTAAGGGACATAAACACGAAAGTACTAAAGGATGGTGATACCTCCGGTTCCTCCTTTTCGACCCCAACATCTATTCTCTCTAACGCTGATGCAGCGAATAATATATCAAGTCTGCTGGCTAAAAAGTTGAGCCTTGGCGGTGGAGCTGATTCGATTCTGAACTCAGACAATAGTTCCGATAGTCCCAGAAAAGAACATCCACATTTTTACGTGGAGGATCCTTTGCACACCCCGTCGGTTAGGTCAAGGTCTAACAGCACTAGTCCTCGCCCCTCTATAGTAATGAACACATTCAATCCAATCAATATTGAGCGGGAGGGCTCCATAACAAAGACTGGAGAGCCTACTTTATTGGAATCGGTCTTGGAAGAAGCTATGTCTCCAAATGCAGTTTCAAATCCCCtaagaaaggaaaatatcATGACCAATATGGATCCGAGGTTGCCTCAGGATGACGGTAGGCTGCATGTGCTTTTTGGGGCAACGGGCTCTTTGTCTGTTTTCAAGCTCAAACATATGATCAGGAAACTAGAAGACATTTATGGAAGGGATAGAATTAGCATACAGGTCATATTAACAGACTCGGcaaccaaattttttgcaatgAAGTAtatgagaaaaaataaaagacaAATCAATAATAACGATAGTAATGCCAATAGCATCGATTCTAATACTAATAATATCGTCAATGGCAATAATCTTGCTACTATCGACAAATCTACTATTTCAAAGACAAATTTGAACTCAGCGCCTTCTTTGTTGATAAATGcgaaaaatgaagaagaaaatcaaaaggcCTCAACTACTGGATTTTCTCCATCACTTAGTGGCGGCCGCACGTTCAGCAACCCTTCGAACGCTGGATTACAACATCCTCAGACTGAGCTTCCAGCACATATACAATTTTGGACAGACCAAGACGAGTGGGATGTATGGCAGCAACGGACGGATCCTGTCTTACATATAGAACTACGCCGTTGGGCAGACATACTGGTTGTGGCACCCTTGACCGCAAACACATTGGCTAAGATTGCTCTAGGATTATGCGATAACCTTTTGACAAGTGTAATTAGAGCATGGAATCCGATGTTCCCTATATTCCTAGCACCTTCGATGGGTAGCGGTACGTTCAATTCCATAATGACTAAGAAACATTTTAGAAttattcaagaagaaatgcCGTGGGTGACTGTATTTAAACCTTCTGAAAAGGTCATGGGCATTAATGGCGATATCGGGCTAAGTGGGATGATGGATGCGAACGAGATCGTTGGGAAGATTGTGGTTAAATTAGGCGGTTATCCTGACATTCCTGCCGGcaaggatgaagaagaagaggatgaggatgaagacAACGATGACGAGGACGACAACATAAAGAACAATACAGATGACaaggatgatgaagaagaagatgacgaagaagatgacgatgaagacgatgacgatgacgatgaggacgatgacgatgaaaacGGAAATCATGAAGAGGCTCCACAACGACCTTGA
- the NOB1 gene encoding rRNA-binding endoribonuclease (similar to Saccharomyces cerevisiae NOB1 (YOR056C); ancestral locus Anc_5.656) yields the protein MTENQTAHVKALVLDATPLITQSYTHYQNYAETFYTTPTVFQEIKDAQARKNLEIWQSLGTLKLVHPGETSIARVSTFAKLTGDYSVLSANDLHILALTYELEVKSNEGDWRLRKKPGDALEELTTDQEIKGKEKPIESNKKVIITELIPKKKNKRRGGKKQKAKREAREAVTSLLAESNGNVHFEQNSKIEEPLEVAETEEHNEEVEMKVQSSNNEEIKEPSDLNEEFQDADDDGDWITPDNLTEAIIKDSGEDTTGSLGVEASEEDRHVALNRPDNQVALATGDFAVQNVALQMNLNLMNFMSGLKIKRIRNYMLRCHACFKIFPLPKDGRPKHFCASCGGQGTLLRCAVSVDSRTGKITPHLKANFQWNNRGNRYSVASPLSKNSQKRYGKKGHVHSKPQENVILREDQKEYEKVIKQEDWTRRHNEKILNNWIGGGSADNYISPFAITGLKQHNVRIGKGRYVNSSKKRS from the coding sequence ATGACTGAAAACCAGACAGCTCATGTAAAAGCTTTGGTGTTAGATGCCACCCCATTGATTACGCAATCATATACACATTATCAAAATTATGCTGAGACTTTCTACACTACCCCCACAGtgtttcaagaaatcaaagatgCACAAGCAAGGAAAAATCTTGAGATTTGGCAAAGTCTCGGAACACTAAAGCTAGTGCACCCAGGTGAAACTTCGATAGCAAGAGTAAGTACATTCGCTAAATTAACTGGTGACTACTCTGTACTGAGCGCCAACGATTTGCATATCCTTGCCCTAACATACGAATTAGAAGTAAAATCAAATGAGGGTGATTGGAGACTGAGGAAAAAACCTGGCGATGCCCTGGAGGAGCTCACAACTGACCAAGAAATAAAGGGCAAAGAAAAGCCCATTGAGAGCAACAAAAAGGTAATAATCACTGAGCTCattccaaagaaaaagaataagagAAGAGGTGGGAAGAAGCAAAAGGCTAAAAGAGAAGCAAGAGAAGCTGTTACGTCATTGTTAGCTGAAAGTAATGGCAATGTACATTTCGAGCAAAATAGTAAGATAGAAGAGCCCCTTGAAGTGGCCGAAACTGAAGAGCACAACGAAGAGGTCGAAATGAAAGTGCAATCATCTAACAATGAAGAGATAAAGGAACCTTCtgatttgaatgaagaatttcaaGATGCTGATGATGACGGTGATTGGATCACCCCTGACAACTTAACAGAGGCAATAATTAAGGATAGTGGTGAGGATACCACCGGTTCCTTGGGTGTGGAGGCATCCGAAGAGGATCGCCATGTTGCATTGAACCGTCCAGATAACCAAGTAGCATTGGCCACCGGTGATTTTGCAGTCCAGAATGTAGCTTTGCAGATGAATCTAAATCTGATGAATTTTATGTCAGGTCTAAAGATCAAGCGAATCCGCAATTACATGCTAAGGTGTCACGCTTGCTTTAAAATATTCCCCCTACCAAAGGACGGCAGACCAAAACATTTCTGCGCCTCGTGCGGTGGACAGGGCACCTTATTAAGATGTGCTGTCTCTGTAGACTCGCGCACAGGGAAGATTACACCCCACCTAAAGGCCAACTTCCAATGGAACAATAGAGGGAACAGGTACTCCGTAGCCAGCCCTCTATCTAAGAACTCACAAAAAAGGTATGGTAAAAAGGGACACGTACATTCTAAACCGCAGGAAAATGTAATTCTTAGAGAAGACCAAAAAGAATACGAAAAAGTGATAAAGCAAGAAGATTGGACCAGAAGGCACAATGAGAAAATTCTAAACAACTGGATTGGTGGCGGTTCTGCAGATAATTATATTTCTCCATTTGCAATTACTGGTTTGAAGCAGCACAACGTTCGCATTGGTAAGGGACGGTACGTCAATAgttccaaaaaaagaagctaG
- the SGT1 gene encoding co-chaperone SGT1 (similar to Saccharomyces cerevisiae SGT1 (YOR057W); ancestral locus Anc_5.657), translating into MPVEKDLKVAYKTLYDDKEPLKALHLYDEILKDCPINLTALIYKAACLEKLYFGFSDWHSDATMENARVLLDRALTTAEGRGDRSKIALVNFRYFVHFFNNKRYEQAHAYFKKAKQFGYVDDTLPLWESRLETKLKKKSKAQKRPTVKDIISPVKGFEDNKGHDFPLHNSHIFSSGSEAASQKLPEFRADWYQSSTSVTISLFTANLPDSKDKVNIEISPKDRRTLSVSYKVPKTGSEFQYNAKLLHEINLQPASFNIFSKKLEITVSKVDNVQWKSLEGDTSTVTSKSPELSHNADPSTCNLGAEPSSKEKLSYPSSSKKKIDWSNLDIDEDADEEDAGSADAFFQKIYAGADPDTKRAMMKSFIESNGTSLSTDWDDVSKKTVKTSPPEGMEPRHW; encoded by the coding sequence atgccgGTTGAAAAAGATTTAAAAGTGGCCTACAAAACCCTCTACGATGACAAAGAACCGTTGAAGGCCCTTCACCTTTATGATGAAATTCTGAAGGATTGTCCCATAAACTTAACAGCTCTCATTTACAAAGCGGCATGTCTCGAAAAACTGTATTTTGGATTCTCTGATTGGCACAGCGATGCAACTATGGAAAATGCAAGAGTTCTCTTAGACAGGGCTTTAACAACGGCCGAAGGTAGAGGTGATCGGTCGAAAATTGCTCTTGTTAACTTTCGctattttgttcatttcttcaataacaAGCGTTACGAACAAGCACATGCATATTTTAAGAAAGCCAAACAATTTGGTTATGTTGATGATACCCTTCCTTTGTGGGAAAGTCGTCTAGAGActaaattgaagaaaaaaagcaaagcGCAAAAGAGGCCAACTGTCAAGGATATAATTTCGCCAGTGAAAGGTTTTGAAGATAATAAAGGACACGACTTTCCTCTCCATAACAGccatattttttcctctgGAAGTGAGGCTGCTTCGCAAAAATTACCTGAATTTAGAGCCGACTGGTACCAATCCAGCACCTCAGTTACCATATCTCTATTTACTGCTAATCTTCCTGATTCTAAAGACAAGGTTAATATAGAAATTTCCCCAAAAGATAGAAGAACACTATCAGTATCCTACAAAGTACCGAAAACCGGTTCTGAATTTCAATACAATGCCAAACTTTTGCACGAGATAAACTTACAACCAGCCTcatttaatattttttcaaaaaaactggaaattACTGTAAGCAAAGTAGATAATGTACAATGGAAGAGTTTAGAAGGGGATACTTCAACGGTAACTTCAAAGTCACCTGAGCTAAGTCATAATGCGGATCCTTCTACATGTAACTTGGGAGCGGAACCAAGCTCCAAAGAGAAACTATCTTATCCATcgtcttccaaaaaaaaaatagattgGTCTAACCTTGATATCGATGAAGACgctgatgaagaagatgcgGGATCAGCAGATgctttcttccaaaaaatttacgCCGGAGCGGATCCAGACACTAAAAGAGCTATGATGAAGTCTTTCATAGAAAGCAACGGTACTTCACTGAGTACAGACTGGGATGATGTATCTAAGAAGACGGTCAAAACCTCACCGCCAGAAGGTATGGAACCTAGGCATTGGTGA
- the ASE1 gene encoding Ase1p (similar to Saccharomyces cerevisiae ASE1 (YOR058C); ancestral locus Anc_5.658): METATSSPLSTQSRSNSENFGSTTIIPHMNPSLATPLTVSTMVNHSNSREFMKLTPVRIRDFGSPLKNVSTNHQFLDLDNGTHSMVDNMYKENFNLISKDLERLLENLNVIYQNIGYSNSEIINKEKLIFTTISDSIKQFFEQADEELKRLSVENGIDQDILNNILERINDPSGIKTIPDLYIRNAILLQESKTVPQSPKKPLSLLSKKAALDTAKNFVLGNFLPQLHSYLKSLITLKQLIECVKEDLPGLTEGDSKTITAFPELAILTTYLVQIGNTKDNINLSMKFIKDNRDDILKGSAFKTINEDSVIHMNEIIKIYKEEYERRLESILIKKNTIFSISEELEIPLSTVVNENFERDLRSYGEEKSLISDLPTFHPVDREIMCKIDIAAEKMESIHCERTHQKNLLMEQCKKLWGRLRIPQEYVGAFMQNNSSLSTETLDRISKEVTRLETMKKKLIKKLISDSWDKIRELWDTLQYPEASRSSFIIIFEELRGDATTLQEDELLLETCESELKRLEDKLVLYKPILKLMSDFESLQKDQEFLERSSKDSSRLLSRNSHKILLTEEKMRKRITRHFPRIINDLRIKLEEADRLFDQPFMYKDKLLTEAIDIQQQEIEAKYPRCRVRMQRSKKGKSAMDKNNKITKATSKLTQKSIRIPVDLDLNTIKITHKTPSKTTMNQFPHNRSSQENSLPRRMQGTTRLSSPKRRDTKLLPPTVISRNSKGNLKKPPLNRGKSYDFTSSPMLSYAQNECPVKPRQLFPISLNKVDTKGSHIPQLTKEKAMELLKRPAASTGKENTNSPERKSSPKDYSKKTSSPYKEPEHSVYKLLMSPEGKFQLNIQQKDLESGFDDTSMMEDENDKDFITWKNEQVSKLNGISFTDI, translated from the coding sequence atggAGACAGCAACTTCTTCCCCTTTATCTACTCAATCGAGGAGCAATAGCGAGAATTTCGGGTCCACTACAATTATACCGCATATGAACCCTTCCTTAGCAACGCCGCTAACTGTATCAACTATGGTGAATCATTCAAACTCCAGAGAATTCATGAAGTTAACTCCAGTCCGTATTAGAGATTTCGGTTCTCCCTTGAAAAATGTGTCCACTAATCACCAATTTTTGGATCTAGATAATGGAACTCATAGTATGGTAGATAATATGTATaaggaaaatttcaatctcATTTCAAAAGACTTGGAAAGGCTACTGGAGAACCTCAATGTCatatatcaaaatattGGATATTCTAATTCAGAAATtatcaataaagaaaagctCATATTCACCACTATATCTGATTCTATAAAGcagttttttgaacaagCTGacgaagaattgaaaagattatCCGTGGAAAATGGAATCGACCAAGACATTCTGAATAACATCCTGGAAAGAATTAATGACCCTAGTGGAATAAAAACTATTCCCGATTTATACATTAGAAATGCAATTTTATTACAAGAGAGTAAAACTGTGCCACAATCACCTAAGAAGCCACTCTCACTGTTGAGCAAGAAGGCTGCACTAGATACTGCAAAAAACTTTGTTTTGGGAAATTTTCTACCCCAATTACACAGCTATTTGAAATCACTTATTACTTTAAAACAACTTATAGAGTGCGTGAAAGAAGATCTTCCAGGATTGACGGAAGGAGATAGCAAAACTATTACAGCCTTTCCAGAACTGGCCATATTAACCACATATCTGGTACAGATAGGAAATACTAAAGACAATATCAATCTGTCCatgaaatttatcaaagataACAGAGATGATATTTTAAAGGGGTCAGCATTTAAAACTATTAATGAAGACTCTGTGATACACATGAATGAGATCATAAAAATTTACAAGGAGGAATATGAGAGGAGGCTTGAAAGCATACttataaaaaagaacactattttttccatatcTGAGGAACTCGAAATTCCGCTCTCAACAGTagtaaatgaaaattttgagagAGATTTGAGATCTTACGGAGAGGAAAAAAGTCTCATATCGGATTTACCAACTTTTCATCCTGTAGACAGAGAAATAATGTGCAAAATCGATATAGCAGCAGAAAAGATGGAATCTATTCATTGTGAAAGAAcccaccaaaaaaatcttttgatGGAACAATGCAAAAAGCTTTGGGGAAGACTGAGAATTCCTCAAGAATATGTCGGAGCTTTCATGCAAAATAACTCTAGTCTATCTACCGAAACGTTGGACAGAATCTCTAAAGAAGTAACACGGCTAGaaacaatgaagaaaaagttaaTCAAAAAACTTATATCAGACTCCTGGGATAAAATTAGGGAATTATGGGACACGCTGCAGTATCCAGAAGCAAGTCGATCTAGTTTCATCATTATATTCGAGGAATTGAGAGGAGATGCTACAACTTTACAGGAAGATGAGCTTCTTCTAGAAACTTGTGAAAGTGAGCTAAAGAGACTAGAGGACAAATTAGTACTTTATAAACCAATCTTGAAACTAATGTCCGATTTTGAATCTTTGCAAAAAgatcaagaatttttggaaagaagcTCAAAAGACTCTTCTAGGCTTTTATCCAGAAATTCTCATAAGATTTTACtaactgaagaaaaaatgagaaaaagaataaccAGGCACTTTCCTCGAATCATCAACGATTTAAGAATTAAACTAGAAGAGGCCGATAGACTATTCGATCAACCCTTCATGTACAAGGATAAACTTCTTACGGAGGCAATTGACATTCAACAACAAGAGATAGAGGCAAAATATCCAAGATGTAGAGTTAGAATGCAGAGGtcgaaaaaaggaaagagtGCGATGGACAAGAACAATAAAATTACGAAAGCCACTTCTAAGTTGACTCAAAAATCCATCAGGATACCAGTTGATTTAGATTTAAACACCATCAAGATAACTCATAAAACGCCTTCAAAAACTACAATGAATCAGTTTCCTCATAATAGATCATCTCAAGAGAATTCGCTTCCTCGACGTATGCAAGGGACAACAAGGTTATCTAGCccgaaaagaagagatacCAAATTACTGCCGCCTACCGTGATATCTAGAAATTCCAAAGGAAACCTAAAAAAACCTCCCTTGAACAGAGGTAAATCATATGATTTTACATCATCGCCTATGCTAAGCTATGCGCAAAACGAATGTCCAGTAAAACCACGCCAATTATTCCcgatttcattgaataaAGTCGACACCAAAGGCAGTCACATCCCTCAGTTAACCAAAGAGAAGGCTATGGAGCTTCTTAAAAGACCGGCTGCCAGCACCGGTAAAGAGAATACAAATAGCCCGGAGAGAAAAAGCTCACCAAAGGATTACTCAAAAAAAACGAGCAGCCCCTACAAGGAGCCTGAGCACAGCGTGTACAAACTTTTAATGTCGCCAGAAGGTAAGTTTCAGCTGAATATTCAACAAAAAGATCTTGAAAGTGGATTTGACGATACCAGCATGATGGAAGATGAGAATGATAAAGATTTTATAACATGGAAAAACGAGCAGGTATCGAAGTTGAATGGGATCTCCTTCACAGATATCTAG
- the SKDI15G2110 gene encoding uncharacterized protein, protein MYQDRFCVPRIIRSSILRTFHDSQLFGDHFGINTTLLKIESRCFWPHLSASVKEYVSTCVNCQLMKQHRPHNRGLLHSSPIAEGHWNKITLDFLTGIPESFSKKNMILVVVDRFSKRAHFIPCQKTIGAPNVIDVLFRYVFCYHGFPNVLTSGRDIRFLNTTYKELAKRLGIELAMSSSNHPATDGQSERVIQVLRRLLRSYCHLKLHSWDRTLPMLEYCYNSTPKHSPFEVDLGFMPNQPKLNPSNELDAKNTSTVELTKKLNAIDVEFREMLQEAAVTNEEKRNPGRKEIILKPGDYVLVHRVAYFTKGEYWKTQPIYLGPSKVVKRIHDKCVRSRPTSSKENSPCFKH, encoded by the coding sequence ATGTACCAAGATCGTTTCTGTGTACCCAGGATAATTAGAAGTTCAATACTAAGGACCTTCCATGATTCCCAACTGTTTGGCGATCATTTTGGCATCAACACTACCTTACTGAAAATCGAGTCGAGATGCTTCTGGCCCCATCTTAGCGCGAGCGTTAAAGAATATGTGAGCACATGTGTGAATTGCCAACTAATGAAACAACACAGACCGCACAACCGAGGGTTATTACACTCATCTCCTATCGCTGAGGGTCATTGGAACAAAATTACCCTAGATTTCCTGACAGGAATCCCTGAAtcgttttcaaagaaaaatatgatcCTTGTTGTAGTTGATAGGTTTTCGAAAAGGGCGCATTTTATCCCGTGCCAGAAAACAATAGGTGCTCCAAACGTTATAGACGTCTTGTTTCGGTATGTATTTTGTTACCACGGATTCCCCAACGTTTTAACGTCAGGCAGAGACATTCGTTTCCTGAACACGACATATAAAGAATTGGCCAAGAGACTGGGCATTGAACTAGCGATGTCAAGCAGTAACCACCCAGCCACAGATGGGCAATCTGAACGTGTTATACAGGTCTTACGCAGACTATTGAGATCATACTGCCACCTTAAACTTCATAGTTGGGACAGAACATTACCCATGCTAGAATATTGTTACAATAGTACACCGAAACACTCACCTTTCGAAGTAGACCTAGGCTTCATGCCTAACCAACCAAAACTAAATCCCAGTAATGAATTAGACGCGAAGAACACTTCAACGGTCGAATTAACTAAAAAACTAAATGCCATTGACGTTGAATTTCGAGAAATGTTGCAGGAAGCAGCTGTTACAAACGAGGAAAAGCGCAACCCAGGTCGCAAGGAGATAATCCTGAAACCAGGCGACTACGTACTAGTACATCGAGTCGCTTACTTCACCAAAGGAGAGTATTGGAAAACACAACCAATATATTTAGGCCCTTCCAAGGTCGTTAAACGCATTCACGACAAATGCGTACGAAGTAGACCTACCAGCAGTAAGGAAAACTCACCGTGTTTTAAACATTGA
- the LPL1 gene encoding putative hydrolase (similar to Saccharomyces cerevisiae YOR059C; ancestral locus Anc_5.660), with the protein MSSEKHLFVLIHGLWGNYKHMESMRAMLSTTLKKDKAEDDMVYFLPKENAMFKTFDGIEIIGYRTLIEVCEFIRDYEDGKITKISVMGYSQGGLVARFMIGKMLTEFKELFEDIEPQLFITMATPHLGVEFYNPMDITYKSVLYATLRAFGSTILGKSGRELFITNSSNDILVKLSQDEYFEALSLFKWRVAFANVKNDRTVAFYTAFITNCDPFIDFDNKLKYTFEEKIPGSDYRGILPKIVDLNALNVKSHAPVKPTNVYKKWGRTILLMLVVTIFIFPTVLIINCLGTAYSYIVTCKYRKMLSNGVLHNEVRGRLGLTEQLKGYVTDAYGSIMNSTLDMDADNEASNASLVNEEELPWKEFIQKYSTINDGVWKSGFKKLPFDESRNTILRNLNRLQWIRVPIYIKAVNAHGVIVARRGMDEDTAATGIACVEFTGQLLAYLMQNTD; encoded by the coding sequence atgtCTTCTGAAAAACACCTGTTTGTCCTGATTCATGGGTTATGGGGTAACTATAAGCATATGGAGTCCATGAGGGCAATGCTTTCCACTACATTAAAAAAGGACAAGGCCGAGGATGATATGGTATACTTTTTACCAAAGGAGAATGCCATGTTTAAGACATTTGACGgtattgaaattattggaTACAGGACATTGATTGAAGTTTGTGAGTTTATCCGAGACTATGAAGACGGGAAAATTACAAAAATCAGCGTAATGGGGTATTCGCAAGGAGGGTTAGTGGCCAGGTTCATGATTGGTAAGATGTTAACTGAGTTCAAAGAACTCTTTGAGGATATTGAGCCCCAGTTGTTTATTACTATGGCAACACCCCATTTGGGAGTTGAGTTTTACAATCCCATGGACATTACATATAAAAGTGTGTTATATGCCACTCTGAGGGCGTTTGGGTCTACCATATTAGGTAAGAGTGGCAGGGAATTGTTCATTACAAATTCCAGTAACGATATACTGGTTAAATTGAGCCAAGACGAGTATTTCGAAGCACTTTCACTATTCAAATGGAGAGTAGCCTTTGCGAATGTTAAAAACGATCGTACAGTAGCCTTCTATACGGCGTTTATCACGAATTGTGATCCGtttattgattttgataATAAATTGAAGTACACCTTCGAGGAAAAAATACCGGGGTCGGATTATAGAGGAATATTACCCAAGATTGTTGACCTAAATGCCTTAAACGTTAAAAGTCATGCACCCGTCAAACCAACTAACGTCTATAAGAAGTGGGGCCGCACTATTCTTTTGATGTTAGTTGTtacaattttcattttcccgACGGTTCTAATCATAAATTGTTTAGGAACTGCTTATAGTTACATTGTTACTTGTAAGTACCGTAAAATGCTCTCAAATGGCGTACTTCACAACGAAGTTAGAGGAAGATTAGGACTGACAGAACAACTGAAGGGATATGTTACAGATGCCTATGGTTCTATTATGAATTCGACTTTAGACATGGATGCGGATAATGAGGCAAGTAATGCCAGCCTTGTaaacgaagaagaactACCCTGGAAAGAATTCATACAGAAATACTCCACTATAAATGACGGTGTTTGGAAATCCGggttcaaaaaattgcctTTTGATGAGAGCAGAAATACTATTTTAAGGAATTTGAATAGGTTACAATGGATTAGAGTCCCAATATACATAAAAGCTGTAAATGCACATGGAGTTATTGTGGCTCGTAGAGGTATGGATGAGGATACGGCAGCTACTGGAATCGCGTGTGTCGAGTTTACGGGACAGTTATTAGCATATTTGATGCAAAATACCGATTGA